In the genome of Myxococcus stipitatus, one region contains:
- a CDS encoding zf-HC2 domain-containing protein produces MKPQNVHAHEDRLLDFAYGELPVSEAQVVESHLQGCPRCTQTLNEIRGVRVTMAQLSEEPAPDAGLESLLAYAQQSARRAAAGPVPQPSRWRRWLLPVVGLASAGTLSVLTFMAVSPELTRPHLSSVEAKRMEAAHAPPPPMGGTVAKPTAAAPFAEAPAQALADANQYGGDKDAVAFAKEAAHVEGAEAERAQGWEEAGSGGGVGPRRRADERKAQAPSAQKASREKAPGRMAPNLDVEGAAALDNVPSAAVATAPSPPRDALRLGGGGSKQESSRAEVLGGPAKSWDEAPGAPALESVTEPLARGGVAASAPAPVDQATGRVALAEAPPAPVETAKEMPSRTQQPRLPTAKKAKGEVSLEARAAPAAEPQQESDDQAAPAPRQSVAELSRLAQEAYRAGNRAQEVSLLRLALDAGATGSTRMDLLSRVCDAELALGRRAAGVAACQQVLAESPGSQAAQAARRRLSETPVSGAPENAADAKPAE; encoded by the coding sequence ATGAAGCCGCAGAACGTCCATGCGCACGAGGACCGCCTCCTCGACTTCGCCTATGGCGAGCTGCCCGTCTCGGAGGCTCAGGTGGTGGAGTCCCATCTGCAGGGCTGCCCCCGCTGCACGCAGACGCTGAACGAGATTCGTGGTGTGCGCGTCACCATGGCCCAGCTCTCCGAGGAGCCCGCGCCGGACGCGGGACTGGAGTCGCTGCTGGCCTATGCGCAGCAGTCCGCGCGCCGTGCCGCCGCGGGGCCCGTGCCCCAGCCCTCGCGCTGGCGCCGCTGGCTGCTGCCCGTCGTCGGGCTTGCCTCCGCGGGCACCTTGAGTGTCCTGACCTTCATGGCCGTTTCGCCGGAGCTGACGCGGCCCCATCTGTCCTCCGTGGAGGCGAAGCGGATGGAGGCGGCTCATGCGCCTCCTCCTCCGATGGGCGGGACCGTCGCCAAGCCCACGGCCGCTGCCCCGTTCGCCGAGGCGCCCGCGCAGGCCCTGGCGGACGCGAATCAGTACGGTGGCGACAAGGACGCGGTGGCATTCGCGAAGGAGGCCGCGCACGTGGAAGGCGCGGAGGCGGAGCGCGCGCAAGGCTGGGAGGAGGCGGGCAGTGGCGGTGGGGTAGGGCCCCGTCGCCGCGCGGATGAGCGGAAGGCCCAGGCGCCTTCCGCCCAGAAGGCGAGCCGTGAGAAGGCGCCTGGCCGCATGGCGCCGAACCTGGATGTGGAGGGTGCGGCGGCGCTGGATAACGTGCCCTCGGCCGCGGTGGCCACAGCGCCGAGTCCTCCTCGCGATGCGCTGCGGCTGGGCGGTGGTGGCTCGAAGCAGGAGTCCTCCCGGGCCGAGGTGCTGGGGGGGCCGGCGAAGTCCTGGGATGAAGCCCCCGGTGCGCCGGCCTTGGAGTCCGTCACCGAGCCCTTGGCACGAGGTGGTGTGGCGGCCAGCGCGCCCGCCCCCGTGGACCAGGCGACCGGACGCGTTGCCCTGGCGGAGGCGCCCCCTGCGCCGGTGGAGACCGCGAAGGAGATGCCCTCGCGCACCCAGCAGCCGCGCCTGCCCACGGCGAAGAAGGCGAAGGGGGAGGTCTCCCTGGAGGCTCGCGCCGCGCCTGCCGCCGAGCCCCAACAGGAGTCGGACGACCAGGCGGCCCCGGCGCCAAGGCAAAGCGTCGCGGAGCTGTCCCGGCTGGCCCAGGAGGCCTACCGCGCGGGCAACCGGGCCCAAGAGGTGAGTCTGCTCAGACTCGCACTCGACGCGGGGGCGACCGGCTCAACGCGTATGGATTTGCTCAGCCGCGTGTGTGACGCCGAGCTGGCTTTGGGGCGCCGCGCGGCGGGTGTCGCGGCCTGTCAACAAGTATTGGCGGAATCACCGGGGTCTCAAGCCGCGCAGGCGGCGCGGCGGCGCTTGAGCGAGACGCCTGTCTCAGGCGCGCCTGAGAACGCGGCGGATGCCAAGCCCGCCGAGTAA
- a CDS encoding TadE/TadG family type IV pilus assembly protein: MRTRMSRKSFHRGGATVEFALSVPLLVMILMFSMYLTELVRAKLKLQEMARYAVWEMTSYALTDFAKGQHDAAFEDARKEAHEELIERYKDMDSVEPNNPAGSFIARYANVQGTITNKEIPFLESGMLGSPGSSGEGGSFASGVFGLLNRGAGSLLNSWGFNNKGWVESEVQMNFQNAILPRAYLDENSGPGGFFQTDVFGGHDLSNLQLRSRYSMYANGWHMPDGGDAIVRARRAGNHRSGSDAHGLHIQVKRMAFLGIPPDGESGIGSVLGFLGNFLPNFLGTFVVSRNYGISPAQKSNCNGLDKYEELPSSGLHAMRGLLDHERPDCFDTAPFRDEMTYENSNYIKVFKARGEFFMGCKKAMADDPSDPDAQQEATNKDEQDNKIRCGE, translated from the coding sequence ATGAGAACCCGAATGTCTCGCAAGAGTTTTCATCGCGGTGGTGCCACGGTCGAGTTCGCGCTGTCCGTGCCCCTCCTCGTGATGATCCTGATGTTCAGCATGTACCTGACGGAGTTGGTCCGGGCGAAGCTGAAGCTCCAGGAGATGGCGCGCTACGCCGTCTGGGAGATGACCAGCTACGCGCTCACCGACTTCGCCAAGGGGCAACACGACGCCGCGTTCGAGGATGCGCGCAAGGAGGCCCACGAGGAGCTGATCGAGCGCTACAAGGACATGGACTCCGTGGAGCCCAACAACCCCGCGGGGTCCTTCATCGCGCGCTACGCCAACGTGCAGGGCACGATCACCAACAAGGAGATTCCCTTCCTGGAGTCCGGCATGTTGGGGAGCCCTGGCAGCTCGGGTGAGGGAGGCTCCTTCGCCAGTGGCGTGTTCGGGCTGCTCAACCGGGGCGCGGGCTCGCTGCTCAACTCCTGGGGCTTCAACAACAAGGGGTGGGTGGAGTCGGAGGTTCAGATGAACTTCCAGAACGCCATCCTTCCTCGCGCCTACCTGGATGAGAACTCAGGCCCGGGTGGCTTCTTCCAGACGGATGTCTTCGGCGGTCACGACCTCTCCAACCTGCAGCTTCGCTCGCGCTATTCGATGTACGCCAATGGCTGGCACATGCCGGATGGTGGTGACGCCATCGTTCGTGCACGGCGAGCAGGCAACCACCGCTCGGGAAGTGACGCGCACGGCCTCCACATCCAGGTGAAGCGGATGGCCTTCCTGGGGATTCCGCCGGATGGCGAGAGCGGCATCGGCAGCGTGCTTGGCTTCTTGGGGAACTTCCTGCCGAACTTCCTGGGGACCTTTGTCGTCTCTCGCAACTACGGTATCTCTCCTGCCCAGAAGTCGAACTGCAACGGTCTGGATAAGTACGAAGAGCTCCCGAGCAGCGGCCTTCACGCGATGCGCGGCCTGCTGGACCACGAGCGTCCGGACTGCTTCGACACGGCCCCGTTCCGCGACGAGATGACGTACGAGAACAGCAACTACATCAAGGTCTTCAAGGCGCGCGGCGAGTTCTTCATGGGCTGCAAGAAGGCCATGGCGGATGACCCGTCGGATCCTGATGCCCAGCAAGAGGCTACGAACAAGGATGAGCAGGACAACAAGATCCGCTGCGGGGAATAG
- a CDS encoding DUF2085 domain-containing protein yields the protein MFWLSHHHPDEYNRTYLLGGVRVCARCLGTYPVLLASMVGLFAARAPLSWEWDVPVVLLLTLPALVDWAVGRFRPASGSNGVRTATGILLGLALGRSLQVHVQRPLPTVLLAQAALVTVVALPVILATYRKPRPD from the coding sequence GTGTTCTGGCTCAGTCACCATCACCCGGATGAGTACAACCGCACGTACCTGCTCGGCGGAGTGCGCGTGTGCGCGCGCTGCCTGGGGACGTACCCGGTGCTGTTGGCCTCGATGGTGGGGTTGTTCGCCGCGCGGGCTCCCCTGTCGTGGGAGTGGGACGTGCCGGTGGTGCTGCTCCTCACGCTTCCCGCGCTGGTGGACTGGGCGGTGGGGCGCTTTCGCCCGGCCTCGGGTTCCAACGGTGTGCGGACGGCGACGGGCATCCTGCTGGGCCTGGCGCTTGGCCGCTCCCTCCAGGTCCATGTCCAGCGGCCCCTGCCGACCGTCCTGCTGGCCCAGGCCGCATTGGTGACAGTCGTCGCGCTCCCTGTCATTCTCGCCACTTACCGGAAGCCACGACCGGATTAG
- a CDS encoding TadE family protein — translation MGMEQEGRSRGTASRQSGQAAVEAAMIMPLAVFMTLGIIQLTLIQHAKLMTEYAAYQAARAGIVWNGNNERMHDAAIIALLPTLGRTDDIGNLAKTFAIHQIYDSAMRTLNFGGGRVPRTVNGSNLFGLIRVDTVNPAYFTPIDTIWKLRTGYNWQELDFDGADSFPEVPSLENNIRKFFNLPEPDSSELVYRKATRLTIRLRYFYEMKIPFANWIIFTAWYASQSNVALRGAIDRATLDPRANMMADGNISGLVARARGIEHEQGYDSLYAPEMWVLWGLATGSIPLVSSLVGKRYFMPLTATYSMRMQSNFHRKWVMHLNPDWGL, via the coding sequence ATGGGAATGGAACAGGAAGGGCGGTCGCGGGGGACCGCCAGCCGGCAATCCGGTCAGGCGGCGGTCGAAGCGGCGATGATCATGCCGCTCGCGGTGTTCATGACGCTGGGCATCATCCAGCTCACGCTGATTCAGCACGCGAAGTTGATGACCGAGTACGCCGCGTACCAGGCGGCACGGGCCGGCATCGTGTGGAACGGCAACAACGAGCGCATGCACGACGCGGCCATCATCGCGCTGCTGCCGACGTTGGGCCGCACCGATGACATCGGCAACCTGGCGAAGACCTTCGCCATCCATCAGATCTACGACTCGGCCATGCGCACGCTGAACTTCGGCGGCGGCCGGGTGCCTCGCACGGTGAACGGCTCGAACCTGTTCGGCCTCATCCGCGTGGACACCGTCAATCCGGCGTACTTCACGCCCATCGACACCATCTGGAAGCTGCGGACCGGCTACAACTGGCAGGAGCTGGACTTCGACGGGGCGGACAGCTTTCCGGAAGTGCCCTCGCTCGAGAACAACATCCGCAAGTTCTTCAACCTCCCGGAGCCGGACAGCTCGGAGCTCGTGTATCGCAAGGCGACGCGGCTCACCATCCGGCTGCGCTACTTCTACGAGATGAAGATCCCGTTCGCGAACTGGATCATCTTCACCGCGTGGTACGCGTCCCAATCCAACGTGGCGCTGCGAGGCGCCATCGACCGGGCCACGCTGGACCCGCGCGCCAACATGATGGCGGATGGGAACATCTCCGGGCTCGTGGCACGTGCGCGGGGCATCGAGCACGAGCAGGGCTACGACTCGCTCTACGCCCCAGAGATGTGGGTGCTCTGGGGACTCGCCACCGGAAGCATCCCGCTGGTCTCGAGCCTCGTGGGCAAGCGCTACTTCATGCCACTGACGGCGACCTACTCCATGCGCATGCAGTCCAACTTCCATCGGAAGTGGGTCATGCACCTCAACCCCGACTGGGGCCTGTAA
- a CDS encoding Tad domain-containing protein: MFTQILRQSFRRQEGQALVLAALMVLVMSIAVLTTVNIGHTVHERVRLQNTADAGAYSMAAMEARAFNFYAYANRTQVSHYVSAMMWHSLISVIYGAEAFFTDLYGFMKTLNPCAGKRKKLWIILCPIIEVIPYIGPVIKAINKIITLYKTAFLQPLQRVLKAVNPDRWLGKYVVPAHRVFNGAMYFTSQAVMMSAATHVLQTTQGVLDANDTNLNSMASQLITGAYTTCLFSQAHSAAAGGKPLAPNTWKNPFGALDVKARAANDPIARAKRSMGGITNATRYSCDRSSGGTCPERFITSRRLGDILPLPDALGFIRDMLNNGVNAPGLFEFQKMGQTRMLSATFPAAKNLIDRGGSQHNYIRDWNDNLYPWGMTAQGDNMGADDLYWLKLGPAEVDVVVGKADNPLSCNNKDPYTRCFGDNRKGLGDTSRTKVPYMRMFKPSVWALNQEDSQGVNGGVHWRVHYPQNSENWRQHRAPKGPERQVGVHEEKVCVLELLKGCWFKVSVYTANVRPAQDGNHPWGGVTPFMHFEPGQYGSTCNPAADANMGQMATREQDFNQPTAWLYLNKSPEDVVNRENKDGTGTNAPALLNEQGKVKFALTPDSEGLDMLNKRKKFLSLLEGMNVLSRGQSYYHRPGNWTEQPNFFNPYWRPRLASVFQGRHQLPVVGQMIDSLPSALQGFGPKVITH; encoded by the coding sequence ATGTTCACTCAAATCCTCCGCCAGAGCTTCCGTCGCCAGGAAGGCCAGGCTCTCGTCCTGGCCGCGCTGATGGTCCTGGTCATGTCCATCGCCGTGCTGACCACGGTCAACATCGGCCACACCGTGCACGAGCGCGTGCGTCTGCAGAACACCGCAGATGCTGGCGCGTACTCCATGGCGGCCATGGAGGCGCGCGCGTTCAACTTCTACGCGTACGCCAACCGCACGCAGGTGTCTCACTACGTGTCGGCGATGATGTGGCACTCGCTCATCTCCGTCATCTACGGAGCGGAGGCGTTTTTCACGGACCTCTACGGGTTCATGAAGACCCTCAATCCGTGCGCGGGCAAACGCAAGAAGTTGTGGATCATCTTGTGTCCCATCATCGAGGTGATTCCGTACATCGGTCCGGTCATCAAGGCGATCAACAAGATCATCACGCTGTACAAGACGGCGTTCCTCCAGCCGCTTCAGCGCGTCTTGAAGGCAGTCAACCCTGACAGGTGGCTGGGGAAATATGTCGTGCCAGCACATCGTGTGTTCAATGGCGCCATGTATTTCACGTCACAAGCCGTGATGATGTCGGCGGCCACGCATGTGTTGCAGACGACGCAGGGCGTGCTGGACGCGAACGACACGAACCTCAACTCCATGGCGAGCCAGCTCATCACGGGCGCCTATACCACTTGCCTCTTCAGCCAGGCGCACAGCGCGGCCGCGGGCGGGAAGCCGTTGGCCCCGAATACATGGAAGAACCCCTTCGGTGCGCTGGATGTGAAGGCCCGCGCGGCGAATGACCCGATTGCGCGAGCCAAGCGCTCCATGGGCGGCATCACCAACGCCACCCGCTACTCGTGTGACCGCAGCTCGGGTGGGACGTGTCCGGAGCGCTTCATCACGTCGCGCCGCCTGGGAGACATCCTGCCGCTGCCAGATGCGCTCGGCTTCATCCGAGACATGCTCAACAACGGCGTGAATGCGCCAGGTCTGTTCGAGTTCCAGAAGATGGGACAGACGCGCATGCTCTCGGCGACGTTCCCGGCGGCGAAGAACCTCATCGACAGGGGAGGCTCTCAGCACAACTACATCCGCGACTGGAACGACAACCTCTACCCCTGGGGCATGACGGCGCAGGGCGACAACATGGGCGCGGACGATTTGTACTGGCTCAAGCTGGGGCCGGCCGAGGTCGACGTGGTCGTGGGCAAGGCGGACAATCCGCTGTCCTGCAACAACAAGGACCCGTACACCCGCTGCTTCGGCGACAACCGCAAGGGGCTCGGCGACACCTCGCGCACCAAGGTGCCGTACATGCGCATGTTCAAGCCGAGCGTCTGGGCGCTGAACCAGGAGGACTCCCAAGGCGTCAACGGCGGTGTCCACTGGCGCGTCCACTATCCCCAGAACAGCGAGAACTGGCGCCAGCACAGGGCGCCCAAGGGGCCCGAGCGTCAGGTGGGGGTCCACGAGGAGAAGGTCTGCGTCCTCGAGCTCCTGAAGGGGTGCTGGTTCAAGGTGAGCGTGTACACGGCCAACGTGCGCCCGGCCCAGGATGGCAATCATCCGTGGGGCGGTGTGACGCCGTTCATGCACTTCGAGCCGGGGCAGTATGGCTCGACGTGCAACCCCGCGGCGGATGCGAACATGGGCCAGATGGCCACGCGCGAGCAGGACTTCAACCAGCCCACTGCGTGGCTGTATCTCAACAAGTCCCCCGAAGATGTCGTGAACCGGGAGAACAAGGACGGCACCGGGACCAATGCTCCGGCGCTCCTGAATGAACAAGGCAAGGTGAAGTTCGCCCTCACGCCTGACTCCGAGGGGCTGGACATGCTGAACAAGCGCAAGAAGTTCCTCAGCCTCCTCGAGGGAATGAACGTCCTCTCGCGCGGTCAGAGCTATTACCACCGCCCCGGCAACTGGACGGAGCAGCCCAACTTCTTCAATCCGTACTGGCGCCCACGTCTGGCGTCCGTGTTCCAGGGACGCCATCAGCTTCCGGTGGTCGGGCAGATGATTGACTCGCTGCCGAGTGCGCTCCAGGGCTTCGGCCCGAAGGTCATCACGCATTGA
- a CDS encoding RNA polymerase sigma factor, translating into MLGPETSDERLMLAFQAGDARAFEALVRRHRTPVFNFILRFVGQRARAEDVLQETWLKVVRSAGEYQAKARFTTWVYTIARNLCVDSARKESYRQAASLESPVKGENGEEGRALSDALPDSGASPERGAFNARLRPLLERALAALPEEQREVFVLREYSGIPFKDIAEVTGVSENTVKSRMRYALDGLRRRLAELGVDGDLAEDGRTVVG; encoded by the coding sequence GTGTTGGGACCGGAGACCTCAGACGAGCGGTTGATGCTCGCCTTCCAGGCGGGAGACGCTCGTGCGTTCGAGGCGTTGGTGCGCAGGCACAGGACACCGGTGTTCAACTTCATCCTGCGCTTCGTCGGCCAACGCGCACGGGCGGAGGACGTGCTGCAGGAGACGTGGCTGAAGGTGGTACGCAGCGCCGGCGAATACCAGGCGAAGGCCCGGTTCACGACTTGGGTCTACACCATCGCGAGGAACCTCTGTGTGGACAGCGCGCGCAAAGAAAGCTACCGCCAGGCCGCGTCCCTGGAGTCGCCGGTGAAGGGGGAGAATGGCGAGGAGGGCCGCGCCTTGTCGGATGCGCTGCCGGATTCCGGAGCCAGCCCCGAGCGGGGGGCCTTCAACGCGCGCCTGCGCCCGCTGCTGGAGCGGGCCCTGGCGGCCCTGCCGGAGGAGCAGCGCGAGGTGTTCGTCCTGCGTGAGTACAGCGGCATCCCGTTCAAGGACATCGCGGAGGTGACGGGTGTCTCCGAGAACACGGTGAAGAGCCGGATGCGCTACGCGCTCGATGGCTTGCGCCGCCGGCTCGCGGAGCTGGGCGTGGACGGCGACCTCGCCGAGGATGGAAGGACGGTGGTGGGATGA